The following coding sequences lie in one Arachis stenosperma cultivar V10309 chromosome 5, arast.V10309.gnm1.PFL2, whole genome shotgun sequence genomic window:
- the LOC130981590 gene encoding stemmadenine O-acetyltransferase-like encodes MEIKISCRESIKPSLPTPQEQRKHKLCLFDVYQLNTYFPLLLFYQKGSSDILTHLKKSLSEALTIFYPLAGRKSSDDPFSINCNDEGAIYIESTIVNITIEEFLNPPRLELLNELLPCEPNKTHPNHEVLPQLVIQANTFKCGGIAVAMCNLHTLLDASSCITFLKTWFAISRGSAEEISFPDFSSAPSLFPPRVNTSELMRSGVLNLGRDIEIETLCTTRRFLFDFKAMNELISKAALGNNGRMMNTNPTRYQAVSSFICKHMIMSCMKEEEDKNRPVVVLHVVDMRRRMGEPFTQNSIGNLLWPAVMLCENVKKDTEISELVKVSKGGIGKVTKELLVRIQKDEGFWWSDECGKLMLEEVVNKDPVSFLFTSWCDMGFKELDFGLGKPLWLAQKGGNSETIPNTVVFMDTKDGMEAWISMRPQDIARLENDVDFLKFALLNPTVSILLK; translated from the coding sequence ATGGAAATTAAGATATCATGTAGAGAAAGCATTAAACCATCATTACCCACTCCCCAAGAACAAAGAAAGCACAAACTATGTTTATTCGATGTGTATCAACTTAACACCTATTTTCCACTACTCCTATTTTACCAAAAAGGATCTTCAGACATTTTAACACACTTGAAGAAATCACTATCCGAGGCACTAACAATTTTCTACCCTCTTGCAGGTAGAAAGAGTAGTGATGATCCCTTTTCAATCAATTGCAATGATGAAGGTGCAATCTACATAGAATCCACAATAGTGAACATCACCATTGAAGAGTTCCTCAACCCACCAAGACTAGAATTGCTTAACGAATTGCTTCCTTGTGAGCCAAACAAGACTCACCCTAATCATGAAGTGTTGCCACAGTTAGTGATCCAAGCCAACACTTTCAAGTGTGGCGGAATAGCTGTTGCAATGTGCAACCTCCACACACTCTTGGATGCTTCTTCTTGCATCACTTTCTTGAAGACTTGGTTTGCAATTTCTAGAGGGTCAGCGGAAGAGATATCATTTCCTGATTTCTCTTCCGCTCCTTCTCTGTTCCCGCCGAGGGTGAACACCTCCGAATTAATGCGTTCGGGGGTGCTCAACCTCGGCAGGGACATAGAAATTGAAACACTCTGCACCACAAGAAGATTCTTGTTTGATTTCAAAGCCATGAATGAGCTCATATCCAAGGCTGCATTAGGAAATAATGGAAGAATGATGAACACAAACCCTACAAGGTACCAAGCAGTGTCATCATTCATATGCAAACACATGATTATGTCAtgcatgaaagaagaagaagacaagaATAGGCCAGTGGTAGTGCTGCATGTTGTGGACATGAGGAGAAGAATGGGAGAACCCTTCACACAAAACTCCATTGGGAACTTGCTGTGGCCAGCAGTGATGCTATGTGAGAATGTGAAGAAGGACACTGAGATAAGTGAATTGGTAAAGGTGTCAAAGGGTGGAATTGGGAAAGTGACAAAGGAATTGCTGGTGAGAATTCAAAAGGATGAAGGGTTTTGGTGGAGTGATGAGTGTGGCAAGTTGATGCTTGAAGAGGTGGTGAACAAAGATCCGGTGTCGTTTTTGTTCACAAGTTGGTGTGATATGGGATTCAAAGAGTTGGATTTTGGGTTGGGAAAACCTTTGTGGTTGGCTCAGAAAGGTGGCAATAGTGAAACAATTCCAAACACAGTGGTTTTCATGGACACAAAGGATGGAATGGAAGCATGGATCTCAATGAGACCCCAAGACATTGCTAGATTGGAAAATGATGTGGATTTTCTCAAATTTGCTCTGCTTAATCCTACTGTTTCAATTCTATTAAAGTAA
- the LOC130979065 gene encoding GATA transcription factor 8-like isoform X1, translating into MVATTNNGFRNHSHFIHSPKQNKLLITSLLLFPSHFLTLTPQHFLLSFSRFNFLRKITDKMIEPNFVDDVDCGSFFDHIDDLLDFPADDAATADASLPVAAACAGNIETPASFWSSESNSGLPATDTAFPRGDAVTDLSAEISVPYEDIVQLEWLSTFVEDSFSGRSLTMKKVELPTTITTIKEDLTRSQFRTSSPVSVLESSSSCSREKVVAQCPEIYIPVVPCGRARSKRQRPSSFKAHPVMQLISPASSVGENTQPNVILKASSDSENFAESHPAIKLAKQASGEHKKKKKTKAPNPLSEDDDHDTNQNSAAARKCMHCEITKTPQWRAGPMGPKTLCNACGVRYKSGRLFPEYRPAASPTFCPAVHSNSHKKVLEMRNKFGFSTDSAASPELIPNTSRLGLEYM; encoded by the exons ATGGTCGCTACTACAAATAACGGATTCCGAAACCATTCACATTTCATTCATTCAccaaaacaaaacaaactaCTCATaacttctttgcttcttttccCTTCTCATTTTCTTACACTTACACCGCAACATTTTCTCCTCTCTTTTTCTCGTTTCAATTTTCTCAGGAAAATCACAGACAAAATGATTGAGCCAAACTTCGTCGACGACGTAGACTGCGGCAGCTTCTTCGACCACATTGACGACCTCCTCGACTTCCCCGCCGACGACGCTGCCACCGCCGACGCCTCCTTGCCCGTCGCTGCCGCCTGCGCCGGAAACATTGAAACGCCGGCGAGCTTCTGGTCTTCCGAGTCCAACAGCGGTCTGCCGGCCACAGATACAGCCTTTCCCCGCGGTGACGCCGTGACGGACCTCTCGGCAGAGATTTCCGTTCCG TATGAAGACATTGTGCAGTTGGAATGGTTATCCACTTTTGTGGAGGACTCTTTCTCCGGTAGGAGCCTTACCATGAAGAAGGTGGAGCTCCCCACCACCATCACCACAATCAAGGAGGATTTGACTCGTTCACAATTCCGGACATCAAGTCCAGTTTCTGTCCTAGAGAGCAGCAGCTCTTGCTCCAGGGAGAAGGTTGTGGCTCAATGCCCGGAGATTTATATCCCAGTGGTGCCTTGTGGACGTGCGCGAAGCAAGCGGCAGCGCCCGTCGAGCTTCAAGGCACATCCGGTGATGCAACTCATCTCCCCTGCTTCCTCTGTTGGTGAGAACACACAGCCTAATGTCATTCTTAAGGCTTCTTCAGATTCTGAGAATTTCGCGGAGTCTCATCCTGCAATCAAGTTAGCAAAGCAAGCTTCTGGAGagcacaagaagaaaaagaaaaccaaaGCACCTAATCCTTTATCTGAAGATGATGATCATGATACTAACCAGAATAGTGCGGCAGCTAGGAAATGCATGCACTGTGAGATAACCAAGACACCACAGTGGAGGGCAGGGCCAATGGGGCCAAAAACACTCTgcaatgcctgtggtgttcgcTACAAGTCGGGCCGCCTCTTCCCCGAATACCGGCCTGCTGCCAGTCCAACGTTCTGCCCTGCCGTGCACTCCAATTCACACAAGAAGGTCCTTGAAATGAGAAACAAATTTGGCTTCTCAACTGATTCAGCTGCTTCTCCTGAACTCATTCCAAACACTTCAAGACTTGGATTGGAATACATGTGA
- the LOC130979065 gene encoding GATA transcription factor 8-like isoform X2 — translation MIEPNFVDDVDCGSFFDHIDDLLDFPADDAATADASLPVAAACAGNIETPASFWSSESNSGLPATDTAFPRGDAVTDLSAEISVPYEDIVQLEWLSTFVEDSFSGRSLTMKKVELPTTITTIKEDLTRSQFRTSSPVSVLESSSSCSREKVVAQCPEIYIPVVPCGRARSKRQRPSSFKAHPVMQLISPASSVGENTQPNVILKASSDSENFAESHPAIKLAKQASGEHKKKKKTKAPNPLSEDDDHDTNQNSAAARKCMHCEITKTPQWRAGPMGPKTLCNACGVRYKSGRLFPEYRPAASPTFCPAVHSNSHKKVLEMRNKFGFSTDSAASPELIPNTSRLGLEYM, via the exons ATGATTGAGCCAAACTTCGTCGACGACGTAGACTGCGGCAGCTTCTTCGACCACATTGACGACCTCCTCGACTTCCCCGCCGACGACGCTGCCACCGCCGACGCCTCCTTGCCCGTCGCTGCCGCCTGCGCCGGAAACATTGAAACGCCGGCGAGCTTCTGGTCTTCCGAGTCCAACAGCGGTCTGCCGGCCACAGATACAGCCTTTCCCCGCGGTGACGCCGTGACGGACCTCTCGGCAGAGATTTCCGTTCCG TATGAAGACATTGTGCAGTTGGAATGGTTATCCACTTTTGTGGAGGACTCTTTCTCCGGTAGGAGCCTTACCATGAAGAAGGTGGAGCTCCCCACCACCATCACCACAATCAAGGAGGATTTGACTCGTTCACAATTCCGGACATCAAGTCCAGTTTCTGTCCTAGAGAGCAGCAGCTCTTGCTCCAGGGAGAAGGTTGTGGCTCAATGCCCGGAGATTTATATCCCAGTGGTGCCTTGTGGACGTGCGCGAAGCAAGCGGCAGCGCCCGTCGAGCTTCAAGGCACATCCGGTGATGCAACTCATCTCCCCTGCTTCCTCTGTTGGTGAGAACACACAGCCTAATGTCATTCTTAAGGCTTCTTCAGATTCTGAGAATTTCGCGGAGTCTCATCCTGCAATCAAGTTAGCAAAGCAAGCTTCTGGAGagcacaagaagaaaaagaaaaccaaaGCACCTAATCCTTTATCTGAAGATGATGATCATGATACTAACCAGAATAGTGCGGCAGCTAGGAAATGCATGCACTGTGAGATAACCAAGACACCACAGTGGAGGGCAGGGCCAATGGGGCCAAAAACACTCTgcaatgcctgtggtgttcgcTACAAGTCGGGCCGCCTCTTCCCCGAATACCGGCCTGCTGCCAGTCCAACGTTCTGCCCTGCCGTGCACTCCAATTCACACAAGAAGGTCCTTGAAATGAGAAACAAATTTGGCTTCTCAACTGATTCAGCTGCTTCTCCTGAACTCATTCCAAACACTTCAAGACTTGGATTGGAATACATGTGA
- the LOC130981591 gene encoding protein ENHANCED DISEASE RESISTANCE 2-like, with protein MGGGVQSENGGMEGWLYLFTYNRLGYQVSRKRYFILKENLLSSFKNQPLNVVKEPNRSAIIDSSVRVNDNGRESINKKVFFIFTVYNASNQRDKLKLGASSSEEAAKWIRSLQDAAMKEPPNLLASPLPKKSSLRKGGSKRPDWVKFSFDWQSWIYSEAMTSDVIDHSPWQIFGCYNGLRMFKEANPRRGWGDIPVMMGVGVVDASSEAIFHTLMSLGPSRSEWDFCVYQGNVVDHIDGHSDIIHLQMYNDFLPWGIKPRDMLLRRYWRREDDGTYVILLHSVHHKKCPQNSNFVRASLKSGGYVVTPVNKGKQSVVKHMLAIDWKLWKLYLRPTASRSLTIRMLERIAALREMFKSKGEGESVENIAADIGIPATPANEKEDNEVKTGDNSSKKVVDLMEVEDDAPKEGTRRTSLVGLHESADEFFDVPEPIDQDHLDNDWQFDNQTCVQSPFHPKLPTPAGLVKKLQGLAVQKKGYMEIPEVALETDEPAYGTTLQKDLTCDSPCSWAESDPSLYLIRGPTYLTDNQKVKAIGSLMQLVGVDWLRSGVREDNLSSRPNSIVQKYAAAGGSEFFFVINIQLPGNPLYSAALYYMMRTPLEDNYLLHNFVEGDDAYRNSRFKLIPYISKGSWVVKQSVGKKACLLGQALEVKYIRGKNYLELDINVGSSTVARGVVNLVLGYLNNLVIEMAFLIQGNTQEELPEILIGTCRLNHLDSSKAFMSHRCITSMRRQHDMSLDNIIMSYLQMVGLAHFARLNDRLFRLNKPLMSAFVEKWHPEKHTFHLPFGECTITL; from the exons ATGGGTGGTGGCGTTCAAAGTGAAAATGGTGGCATGGAAGGGTGGCTCTATCTTTTCACGTACAATAGGCTTGGCTATCAAGTCTCACGTAAGAGATATTTCATTCTCAAAGAAAATCTTCTTAGTAGCTTCAAAAACCAGCCCCTCAACGTCGTCAAG GAGCCAAATAGAAGTGCAATTATAGACTCCAGCGTTCGTGTTAATGACAATGGAAGAGAGAGCATCAACAAAAAG GTGTTCTTCATCTTCACAGTATATAATGCTTCAAACCAAAGGGATAAGCTTAAG TTGGGAGCAAGTAGTTCAGAAGAAGCTGCAAAATGGATTCGTTCATTGCAGGATGCTGCTATGAAG GAGCCTCCAAATCTGCTGGCTTCTCCTTTGCCAAAAAAATCATCTCTAAG AAAGGGCGGTTCAAAAAGGCCAGATTGGGTGAAATTCTCATTTGACTGGCAATCATGGATATACAGTGAAGCAATGACCTCTGATGTTATTGATCATTCACCATGGCAGATTTTTGGTTGCTACAATG GACTAAGGATGTTCAAAGAGGCAAATCCTCGTAGAGGT TGGGGTGATATACCTGTAATGATGGGAGTGGGTGTGGTTGATGCAAGTTCAGAAGCTATTTTCCACACTCTTATGTCTCTTGGTCCTTCAAGATCAGA ATGGGACTTTTGTGTATACCAGGGCAATGTGGTTGATCACATTGATGGTCACAGTGATATTATTCACCTTCAGATGTATAATGATTTTCTACCATG GGGAATTAAACCACGAGATATGCTGTTGCGAAGGTATTGGAGAAGAGAGGATGATGGCACATATG TGATATTGCTCCATTCTGTTCATCATAAGAAGTGTCCACAAAATAGTAACTTCGTCCGTGCATCCCTTAAAA GTGGAGGATATGTAGTAACTCCAGTTAACAAAGGAAAGCAATCAGTAGTAAAACACATGCTTGCAATTGATTGGAAGTTATGGAAATTGTATTTGAGGCCTACAGCATCAAGATCCTTGACCATTAGAATGCTAGAGAGAATTGCAGCACTGAGAGAGATGTTCAAATCAAAAGGGGAGGGAGAAAGTGTAGAAAATATTGCAGCAGATATAGGGATACCAGCAACTCCAGCAAATGAGAAGGAGGATAATGAAGTAAAGACAGGAGATAATAGCAGCAAAAAGGTAGTGGACCTAATGGAAGTGGAAGATGATGCTCCCAAAGAAGGTACAAGGAGAACAAGTTTGGTTGGGTTGCATGAGTCAGCTGATGAGTTCTTTGATGTTCCAGAGCCTATTGACCAAGATCATCTTGACAATGACTGGCAATTTGACAATCAAAC ATGTGTACAGTCTCCATTTCACCCCAAGTTACCAACACCTGCTGGTTTGGTGAAAAAGCTGCAGGGCCTTGCAG TTCAGAAGAAAGGGTATATGGAAATACCAGAGGTAGCATTGGAGACGGATGAGCCAGCTTATGGAACTACTCTTCAAAAAGATTTAACTTGTGATTCACCATGCAGTTGGGCTGAATCTGATCCATCTTTGTATTTGATTCGCGGCCCGACTTATTTGACAGATAATCAAAAG GTCAAGGCAATAGGCTCCTTGATGCAACTAGTCGGCGTGGATTGGCTCCGATCGGGTGTGCGAGAAGATAATCTAAGTAGTCGGCCTAATAGCATAGTTCAAAAGTATGCAGCAGCAGGTGGTTCAGAATTCTTTTTTGTTATCAACATACAA TTGCCAGGGAATCCATTGTATTCTGCTGCACTCTATTACATGATGAGAACTCCATTGGAAGACAATTATTTACTGCATAATTTTGTTGAAGGAGATGATGCCTACAGGAATTCAAGATTTAAGTTGATACCATACATTTCTAAG GGATCATGGGTAGTGAAGCAAAGTGTTGGAAAGAAAGCATGTTTGTTGGGACAAGCGCTAGAAGTAAAATATATACGTGGGAAGAACTATTTAGAG cTTGATATCAATGTTGGATCTTCAACAGTTGCAAGGGGGGTTGTAAACCTTGTTCTTGGATACCTTAACAATTTGGTCATAGAAATGGCATTTTTAATACAG GGGAACACACAAGAGGAGCTCCCAGAGATACTTATTGGAACATGTAGACTCAATCATTTGGATTCATCGAAAGCATTTATG TCCCACCGCTGTATCACGAGTATGAGGAGGCAGCATGACATGTCCTTAGACAATATAATCATGTCGTACCTGCAGATGGTTGGTCTGGCTCATTTCGCGAGACTTAACGACCGCTTGTTTAGGTTGAATAAGCCATTAATGAGTGCATTTGTTGAGAAATGGCATCCAGAGAAGCATACATTTCACCTGCCATTCGGAGAGTGCACGATTACGCTATAG